The Caloenas nicobarica isolate bCalNic1 chromosome Z, bCalNic1.hap1, whole genome shotgun sequence region AATACTGTCTTTAGTTGTTCTGACTGAAGCACAAGTTTCATCTGTGGTGATGAAGTGCCCACTAGATCTACTTCCCCTTGAAATCAGGAACAAGACAGGTCAAACTGGACCTTCTTCCTGGCTCTAAGAAGCCAGTGGTAACAATTATTAATCACATTAAAACCATTTAGGCCAGCTGCAGGGAGCCAGAGCAAAAGAAGGCAACAGATCTCAGAAACTCACACTTAATAGGAGGTGACGAGGTAGCAGAACCTTTAAAAGACTCACCATCATCCTCCAGGGACTGCTGGcctagtttttaaaaatctacaaaTACTCCTGGTGACCCAGCCACTGTCAGGAGCAGGGGAAGGGCTGACTTGTTGTTAGTCCACAGGGAGTGTGGCATTACCTACATGAACACACAGCTAGAAAAGGGCCAATCTGCAACAGGGCCCTCTCTGTGCCCAAATCACGAATCGTTCAACAGCATGTTTAATTAATCAATCAAGAAGAATCTCTAAATAAAGACAAGTACTCACCGGAAAGTTTTGACAAGATTTTTTAGCTCTGTGTAAACATCACCTGGAGTAATCTGAAGAGGGCCCAAAACTGCAGGTAATCTGGAAGGCAAAAGACCCTGGTCAATaaacattttcctctccttcacaTTTCTTCTCAAGTAGGACTTCCACCAAAGCTCATGAGAgttaataaaaagagaaagagatttACTTTTGTGCAGCAGATCAGGCCTGTTTACCAGTAACAGTACGCTTAATGTACAGGACAAATATTTGCATTCCTCCCAATCAATTTCAAGTTTTTCAGTTTAGACTTGAGCACTTGGTACATAcaactatttaaatatttcatattttatgtCCATCAGAATCTGCTTTTAAACAACTTACAAGAATCTAAGTAGTTTAGATTATCTCCAGataactgaagaaaagaaaaatgataaataaaGTGCTTGCtgtggaatttctttttttgaagtaCATATTCTCATTTTAAGCTCCATATGTTATACCGACATTTAGAtccaaaaaccacagaaattttCATTGCACTGGCACAATTGTGTTGACTTCTGTCAACTACTGAAGAGCAGAATGCTGTCAATTCCAAGCTCCAATGCTTGTAAGCAGGGACAGGTTACTTCCAGAGAACAGCTTAGGAGTGAGATTCTGACATTACCTCAGCAGGCTGTGCAAACTGACATCTGCAACTGTACCACGGATGGCTGTCTCAGACATAAGTAAGTTTTTTAGGGAAATAATGTGTTTAAGTTAAGGCTAAGGCCACCTAGGAAAAGCGAGAATGTCCTTGCACAGTGTTTGTTACTTAACGATGATGAATGAGCACCAACTTCAGCTAGACATTTACCAAAGTTAAGGATACTTACgcttttctcagtttttcaagGACGATTCTCTTTCTAATCTGCATTTGTGCACTTGAATCGACAAGTGGGAAGGTGAGATCTTCCTGTTGATCATCCTAGATTAGACAAAAAACTTCAACAGCTATAGCCTAGTATTTAAAGTCGATGCATCAAAATAGTCACAGCTTATCACTAAATGTTTTAACATAAGAAAACTCTTATCTctgaatagaaaacaaaaaccaaccgGTAATTACATAATGGACAGAAGCTTGCTTAATCTGACCCAACATACAGTGTGCAGCTAATctgcttttccccttctctATGCTAGACACTTATCCACTTGGGGAGACAGAAACAAAGAGCTGGTTCCAATTCTCTGAAGGCAGGCTTCGTACAGCCCCCACACTCTTCCTCTGGACACTTACTTTGTCTTTGCTTGGATGTTCCTCTGCTTGTGCATGTGTCACCGTCTCTTCAGCCAAGACGCACTTTCCTTTATAGAACTCTCTTACTCGGAGTTCTAGAaactctgtttcttcttttaacttTTTGTAGCTAGGCACAGGCTTAACTATTCCACCTGGGCTTGTGAAAGGTAAAGAATAGTTCAAACTGTTTTCAGACTCCCCTGTAGAAACAGTGTTAAGATCATCAGCTGTATCTAAGTCATCCTCATCaagttcttcctcctcttggTTGGCAGATGATACACGCTCTGATGAACACAAAGACGTATAGTTTGGGCCATAGAGAAATTTTAAAGTTTCCTCAGTTCTCCATTCCACAAGTGTTCGCTTAAGCACTTCTAATAAACTGCCTTTGGAATTAATCGGATCCCTCAGTTCAGGTTTTTTATGCTCTTCAGAGTTAGCTAGTGTTCTTTTAAGATGTTCTGCCCCTCTTTTGCTCACACCTAGAAAAACTATCTGTGAACCACAGGTATTTTCATAGTTTTCTGAAGGACTTGATTTCCCCAGAGTAGTATTTTTTGAAGGCATTGGAGTTATTTTATTACGAACAGAGCAAGCACGCATTTCCTCCTGAGCATCTAATTTACAATTAGATAGTTGTTCAGTGGCTTCTACCACATCTGAGTCTTCAGTTTTAGGGCTGGAATAAATGTTTTGGCCGTGCTTCTTTTTGAGGATGCTGCTTCTGTGCAACTGCTGTGCAAAACTGGCTGAACTTGACTGACTTCCTGGTAGGACGGAAGAAACAAATTCTTGTTCAGTATCACTACTGCTGTCACTGGCTGTGTCATGAGAAACAGTCTCACATGGACTTGAAGATATCCAAGGATTTTCGATGTCAGATGCTTTAATTACTTCGTCACGTAGTTtcacctcttctccagactgtCCACTGTAACAGAAAACACAAGCCATCCATGAAATAAGAAATGGGTGTTAACTGTAATAGCTTTTCATTCTCATATAAGAAAGATAAAGCATTTTCCCTTATACTAGAAGTatactttttttgctttaagaatCTTCTAAAAGAATTCTTGAATTCCAAGAGTTGTAACGTTCTGCAATCAAGATGACAAGTATAGACACTATGTAGGGAAGTGAGTTCTCAGTTGCTTATGGGCAGTTAGCAAAGAATAGTAGGCAAGATCTTATTGAAAACAACAGAATAATGCCAGACTCAGCATGGTGAATAGtaccattttaaaatgaaggtaGGCATCTTAACATATATAGGAATACAGTACCCTAAAATTAGgaggacagcagagctgtttttAGCATAGGTAAGTTTGCCACCTAATGGCCATGTGttgcaagagaaaacaaacaaaaagtcacaATACACAGCAAGGTACAGAATGATGACAGAGTagcatgattttattttagctgATATAGATGTTTTAGATTAAGTAGAGAAGCTTTCATCACATATAATTGTTaccattttctttagaaagaatAGATGGCATAAAATATGCCAAGTGCAAACAGtatatttgtttcagatttCAACAGGCTCAATTAAGAGACAGACCAAGAGCAGCTGTACACTAAATCATGCAGATCAAACACGCTGTTTTAGAttcatgaaggaaaaaactAAACAAGACAAATAATCCTTTGTGTAGGTTCTAATAAGGCCTTTTCTATAACTCCGGAAATCAAAGATTCCCCTTTAACCTGATATGATGAGTGCATATAACAACAAAAGAATGTTCAGTGTACCTCTGTCCCTCCTTCAGCAGCTCTATGTCTGGTGGTCTGCAAAAAGAAGACACAGAATGACGTTTTTACTGCTAAATCAATGTTCTTGAAATACACATTAATACATAACATGCATAATTGAGGTTGCAAAGGACATCTGAGGGTCTTCTAGTCCCACACCCTCTGTTGAAAGCAGGGTTAGCAAGGGCAGGTTTATACGTACATGTTCACAGAGCGTGACTCATGTGCCTGCAGCATGATGCTGTTACATTGAACAACACTGAACAGGATCAGCAAGTCACACAAATGTGAGTCAGAAAGGACCTCTGGAAGTCTCCAGTCTGACCTTCTGCTTGTAATGCAATTGTCACCACCACTAGATTAGGTCAGCCATGAATTCATGAAGTTTaaatcttgaaaacctccaaagaTGGAGATTTTAAAACATCCTGTTTCGTTCCACCATAACCttaatggtttttttttccccagtgtccAACCTGAACCATTCATGTGATAACTTGTGGCCATCACAACTTGTTATGTTTTCTGCCATCAACCAAGATTAGTTTGGTTCTGTAATCTTTGTAActtttttcaagtatttgtgGACTGCTTTCAGTTCACCCTTTAGTCTACTCTTCAACAAAGTAAACGTGCCAAGATCCTCACACATCCAAAGTTCCTACAGTAAAAACAATCCTGGGCCATTTATAGGAAAATGCTCcaaattaatgcaaaaaaaagaatattccGGATATCTTcacttaattaaaatattacttcGTTAAAAATTAGGCTACCAAGTTATACGTCTTTAAGAAAATGGAGTTGAAAGCTTTCCAGAAACTCTAAGAACTGTAACTCAAACTCCGACATGTTTCTTTCCAAAGCTCTACTTGCAGTTAAACTGCTTTAATTCAGTTATggggcagcatcccagtgcTGTTCATTTTATCCAACACTAAATGTTGAAATCCTCACCCACTTGTCCTGtgcacagaagaaaaccttTTAAGCATGGACTAAATACAAGCCAATGCACTAACACCTCTCTGACATTTTACAAAAACTACCAC contains the following coding sequences:
- the RPAP2 gene encoding putative RNA polymerase II subunit B1 CTD phosphatase RPAP2 isoform X2, which encodes MMAAGKPRGGGQGKRSRRRAGNKPSAALKNEDAAQRKAALEAAMRKKIECEKKALYIVEQLLEENITEEFLLDSGKCITPSHYKDIVDERSIIKLCGYPLCQNKLENVPKQKYRISTKTNRVYDITERKCFCSNFCYRASKYFEAQISRSPVWMREDDKPPDIELLKEGQSGQSGEEVKLRDEVIKASDIENPWISSSPCETVSHDTASDSSSDTEQEFVSSVLPGSQSSSASFAQQLHRSSILKKKHGQNIYSSPKTEDSDVVEATEQLSNCKLDAQEEMRACSVRNKITPMPSKNTTLGKSSPSENYENTCGSQIVFLGVSKRGAEHLKRTLANSEEHKKPELRDPINSKGSLLEVLKRTLVEWRTEETLKFLYGPNYTSLCSSERVSSANQEEEELDEDDLDTADDLNTVSTGESENSLNYSLPFTSPGGIVKPVPSYKKLKEETEFLELRVREFYKGKCVLAEETVTHAQAEEHPSKDKDDQQEDLTFPLVDSSAQMQIRKRIVLEKLRKALPAVLGPLQITPGDVYTELKNLVKTFRLSQTSSLFKSTQTSPVYAQFLTTLLEELHFKNEDLESLTRIFRKESLLECSFLSIRMLKSSGEAHHNSSCSGCA
- the RPAP2 gene encoding putative RNA polymerase II subunit B1 CTD phosphatase RPAP2 isoform X4, producing the protein MMAAGKPRGGGQGKRSRRRAGNKPSAALKNEDAAQRKAALEAAMRKKIECEKKALYIVEQLLEENITEEFLLDSGKCITPSHYKDIVDERSIIKLCGYPLCQNKLENVPKQKYRISTKTNRVYDITERKCFCSNFCYRASKYFEAQISRSPVWMREDDKPPDIELLKEGQSGQSGEEVKLRDEVIKASDIENPWISSSPCETVSHDTASDSSSDTEQEFVSSVLPGSQSSSASFAQQLHRSSILKKKHGQNIYSSPKTEDSDVVEATEQLSNCKLDAQEEMRACSVRNKITPMPSKNTTLGKSSPSENYENTCGSQIVFLGVSKRGAEHLKRTLANSEEHKKPELRDPINSKGSLLEVLKRTLVEWRTEETLKFLYGPNYTSLCSSERVSSANQEEEELDEDDLDTADDLNTVSTGESENSLNYSLPFTSPGGIVKPVPSYKKLKEETEFLELRVREFYKGKCVLAEETVTHAQAEEHPSKDKDDQQEDLTFPLVDSSAQMQIRKRIVLEKLRKALPAVLGPLQITPGDVYTELKNLVKTFRLTNRNIIHKMPEWTLIAIVLLSV
- the RPAP2 gene encoding putative RNA polymerase II subunit B1 CTD phosphatase RPAP2 isoform X1 gives rise to the protein MMAAGKPRGGGQGKRSRRRAGNKPSAALKNEDAAQRKAALEAAMRKKIECEKKALYIVEQLLEENITEEFLLDSGKCITPSHYKDIVDERSIIKLCGYPLCQNKLENVPKQKYRISTKTNRVYDITERKCFCSNFCYRASKYFEAQISRSPVWMREDDKPPDIELLKEGQSGQSGEEVKLRDEVIKASDIENPWISSSPCETVSHDTASDSSSDTEQEFVSSVLPGSQSSSASFAQQLHRSSILKKKHGQNIYSSPKTEDSDVVEATEQLSNCKLDAQEEMRACSVRNKITPMPSKNTTLGKSSPSENYENTCGSQIVFLGVSKRGAEHLKRTLANSEEHKKPELRDPINSKGSLLEVLKRTLVEWRTEETLKFLYGPNYTSLCSSERVSSANQEEEELDEDDLDTADDLNTVSTGESENSLNYSLPFTSPGGIVKPVPSYKKLKEETEFLELRVREFYKGKCVLAEETVTHAQAEEHPSKDKDDQQEDLTFPLVDSSAQMQIRKRIVLEKLRKALPAVLGPLQITPGDVYTELKNLVKTFRLTNRNIIHKMPEWTLIAIVLLSVLSQTSSLFKSTQTSPVYAQFLTTLLEELHFKNEDLESLTRIFRKESLLECSFLSIRMLKSSGEAHHNSSCSGCA
- the RPAP2 gene encoding putative RNA polymerase II subunit B1 CTD phosphatase RPAP2 isoform X3, with protein sequence MMAAGKPRGGGQGKRSRRRAGNKPSAALKNEDAAQRKAALEAAMRKKIECEKKALYIVEQLLEENITEEFLLDSGKCITPSHYKDIVDERSIIKLCGYPLCQNKLENVPKQKYRISTKTNRVYDITERKCFCSNFCYRASKYFEAQISRSPVWMREDDKPPDIELLKEGQSGQSGEEVKLRDEVIKASDIENPWISSSPCETVSHDTASDSSSDTEQEFVSSVLPGSQSSSASFAQQLHRSSILKKKHGQNIYSSPKTEDSDVVEATEQLSNCKLDAQEEMRACSVRNKITPMPSKNTTLGKSSPSENYENTCGSQIVFLGVSKRGAEHLKRTLANSEEHKKPELRDPINSKGSLLEVLKRTLVEWRTEETLKFLYGPNYTSLCSSERVSSANQEEEELDEDDLDTADDLNTVSTGESENSLNYSLPFTSPGGIVKPVPSYKKLKEETEFLELRVREFYKGKCVLAEETVTHAQAEEHPSKDKDDQQEDLTFPLVDSSAQMQIRKRIVLEKLRKALPAVLGPLQITPGDVYTELKNLVKTFRLTNRNIIHKMPEWTLIAIVLLSVLSQTSSLFKSTQTSPVYAQFLTTLLEELHFKNEDLESLTRIFRKESLLE